The genomic interval ACAAGTTGCACATGTTTTGTAGGTAACACCTGGTGCTTGCTTCTTGCGTTTTACTTTTATTTTTTTCTCCACGCCATTTGCGATTTCTTCTAAAGTGAGCTTTACACGTATACGTAGATTACTTCCCTTAGCACGACGCTGACCACCGCCACCGCCAAAACCACCTCCAAAACCAGAGAAGCCTCCGCCACCACCGAAAATATCACCAAACTGACTAAAGATGTCATCCATGTTCATCCCGCCGCCGCCGAAACCGCCGCCACCTTCAAATGCTTGATGTCCATACTGGTCGTAACGTGCACGTTTTTGATCATCGCTTAAAACTTCGTAAGCCTCTGCGGCTTTTTTAAAATTTGCTTCTGCGACACTGTCACCAGGGTTTTTATCTGGATGGTATTGTACTGCTTTTTTTCGGTATGCCTTTTTAATCTCGGCTGCAGTTGCACCCTTTGAAATACCTAAAATATCGTAAAAATCTTCTTTCATAATAATTGCTCAGTATTACTGAACTTTATTTACTCATTACGAGTATAACGTATTCTACATACGCAATACTACTGTACTTTATTTGCCTGTTACCACTTTAGGGAAACGAATAATTTTTTCTCCTAGCTTGTAACCCTTTTCTACTACATCAACAATCTTCCCTACTAATTTCTTATTAGGCGCAGGGATCTGAGTAATTGCCTCATGTTGATCTGCATCAAAAGCGTCTCCCGCCTTTACTTCCACCTCTTCAAGTCCTTTAGACTTAAGCGTTTCTTTAAGCTTATTACTTATTAAAACCATTCCTTTAACATGCACATCGTCTTTATCATCGCTAAAGTCTTTTAATGCACGATCAAAATCATCGACAACGGGAAGCATAGATTGTATGACCTCTTGTCCTGCTGTTTTATATAACTCAATACGCTCCTTTGTTGTACGGCGTTTGTAATTTTCAAACTCGGCAAAAAGACGAAGAAATTTATCCTTCTCCTTTTCCAGCTCATCTTGAGCAATTTCAAGCTCACTACGCTCTTCTTGCACCTCTTTTGTTGTGTCTTCTTGTGTAGTTTTTGAAGTATCTTCTGCTTCGTGAACAAACTGCTCTTGTGCAGCTTCATCTACGGTGTTGTCTTGTGTTTTATCTTCTGTTGCCATATTGGTCTTGTATTCATTTTTCAATCAGTTGGCAAAAGTACTGCCATTTACTGTAAAATGTCAAAATGTCACAGGATTTCTGCCTAATAGATACCTATTATTAGCGTAAAGTAGGATAGCGCAAATAAGGAGTATGTTACTGACTAAGAAGCATTATTTTTGCAGGAGTTACGCTTTCGCGAAAGCGTACATCATTTAACCACTACAGGCAACGCCCCAAACTTAAAGTAATGAATTATCTATCTGTCGAGCAAGTTTCAAAATCATTTGGAGAGCGTGTGCTTTTTAAAAATATTTCCTTTGGGATCAATAAAGATCAAAAAATAGGTTTTGTAGCAAAAAACGGTTCTGGAAAAACCTCGTTACTTAATATTATTGCTGGCCTGGAAGCTCCAGATGATGGTCAAGTGGTAAGCAGAAAAGGAATAACCATTTCATTTTTACCACAAGAACCAGACCTCGATCCTACACTATCTGTAGAGGAAACCATCTTTGCAGGAGACAACCCAATTCTCAAAACGATTGCAAATTATGAGAAGGCATTGCTTCATATGGAAGATGCAGATGCATACCAAAAAGCCTTTGATGCGATGGAGGCTGCTCAAGCTTGGGATTTTGAAACAAAATATAAACAAATCCTTTTCAAGCTTAAGTTAGATGATATGGATCGTAAAGTAGAACTACTAAGTGGAGGGCAAAAAAAACGTCTTGCGCTTGCACAAATGATGCTCACTAATCCAGATCTTGCCATTCTAGATGAGCCCACTAACCACTTAGACCTTGAGATGATTGAGTGGCTGGAAGATTACTTTCGCACGGAGAACATCACACTTTTTATGGTCACTCACGATCGTTATTTTCTAGAAAATGTATGTAACGAAATTGTAGAGCTAGAAGATGGGGTTCTTTATAACTACAAAGGGAATTATGCGTATTACTTAGAAAATAAAGAAGCTCGCATCGCTACGTTTGAGACTGAAACGGGTAAAGCAAAGCAACTTTACAAAAAAGAATTAGAATGGATGCGTCGCCAGCCTAAAGCACGTACCACAAAATCTAAGTCTCGCATAGATGATTTTGCAGAGATTAAAGATAGAGCACATAAACGACGTAATGACAATACAGTTGAGCTTGAGATCAATATGGAACGCATGGGAAGTAAAATTCTAGAGTTCCATAAAATAAGTAAATCTTACGGTGATTTACAGCTTTTAAATCAGTTTGAATATGTATTTAAAACTGGTGAACGCATTGGTATTATAGGTAAAAATGGCACTGGAAAAACCACCTTTTTAAATATAATGACTGGAGCAATAGCTCCAGATGCTGGAAAAGTAGTTGTAGGAGAAACTATAAAGTTTGGCTATTACACTCAGAAAGGGATTACTATAAAGGAAGGCCAGAAAGTCATTGATGTGATTAAAGAATTTGGTGATCATATTCCTTTAAAAAAGGGACGCACTATCTCTGCTGGACAATTATTAGAGCGTTTCCTGTTTGACCGTAAAAAGCAATATGATTATGTAGAAAAACTAAGCGGTGGGGAGCGTAAACGCTTGTATCTCTGCACTATTTTTATACAAAACCCTAACTTTTTAATACTTGATGAACCTACAAATGATCTAGACGTGGTCACTCTTAATGTGCTAGAACAATTTTTATTAGATTTTCCTGGTTGCTTAGTGGTAGTGTCTCACGATCGCTACTTTATGGATAAAATTGTAGACCACCTATTTGTATTTAAGGGAGATGCTGTGGTTGAAGATTTTCCTGGAAATTACAGTGACTTTAGAGCCTATGAAGGAAATCTTGATTTCGCAAAAAGTGGAGAAAATAAAGTTGCTACTGCAATTTTAAATAACACTACAAAAAAAGAAGATCAGCAAGAAGTGACCGTTGCAAAAAATTGGAAAGAAAAACAGCATGCAGGAGCACTTACTTATAATGAACAAAAAGAACACGTAAAACTAGAAAGAGAGATCGCAAAACTAGAACGTGAAAAAGAAGATAAACAAAAAGACTTTTTAAATCCTGATCTCACTCAAGACCAGATCACTGAAAAAAGTATCAAACTTCAAAAAATCATTGATGCCATAGAAGAAAAGGAAGAACGTTGGTTTGAATTGAGCGCAAAAGCAGAAGGTTAAAAATAATTTAGCACACCGTGATAAGAGATTTACATACCGTCATCGCATACTTAAAATGGCTACCTAAGACCTTCCATCTTCATGGCATACACAGCCCATTTATTTTTAATCTTGAAAAAAAGGTGTTACGGGGTATCTCAAAAGATTCTATAAAGAGCGAACTACTATCTTACCAAAAGAGTCTTTTAAATAATAATAAAACTATTACGGTAAGAGACTACGGTTATGGTTCTAGAGTTTTTAATTCTGAGAAGCGTGCTGTTAGAAGGATTGTAAAAGTGGCAGGTGCCACTCAAAAGCGACGACTTCTTTTACAACGCTTAGTTCACCATTTTAGACCTAGTGAAACTTTAGAACTAGGTACCTCACTAGGTCTCGCTACAACGGCCTTAGCTATAGAAAACAAGAGTATCGTAACTAGTATAGAAGGTTGTAGAGAAACCGCTGCAGAGGCTCAAAAAAATATACGTACGGGGCCTTATCAAAATGTTACAATCATTTGTGACACTTTTGAAAACGGAATTAAAAGTTTAAATCACAAGACCTTTGACCTTATTTACTTTGATGGAAATCATTCTAAGAAAGCCACGCTAGCTTATTTTCAAAAATTATTACCTACGGTCAATAAGAAGACTGTGTGGATATTTGACGACATACACTGGTCACCAGGTATGACACAAGCGTGGGAAGAAATAAAAGGAAACAAAAATGTTACTGCTACAGTTGATTGTTTTTGGTTTGGAATGGTGTTTTTTAGACCAGAACAAGCAAAAGAAGACTTTTATATCAGATTGTAACAGAATTTACCAAAGCGTAACTAAGCTTTATGATGAAAAACAACCAAAATACACTACCAGATTAATTCTTTTCTTGGAAATATGCTTTCGCAAAAGCGTACAACACACTATTCTATAATTCTTATTTTTTCTTGTCTACCTGAAACATACCTAAAGCCTTGCTCACCCCAAAAACCAGCTTCTTCCAGCATAATCCGGATGTCTTTTTTCCATTCTGGAATATTAACAGTAGTATTTAATTCTATCGCATAAGCAGTATTCTCAAAGAGTGGATAATCTCCTGTTCCAGGAACACCATCTTGTGAATCCCACATCCCAATAGTGGACCCTGCTGCATGCCCATACAATCCAAGAGGGTGCGTGTAAATAGAAGGTACTAATCCTTCTGAGCGACCTTCTTTAAGAGATTTTAGTAAGATCTCATTCCCTGTGTTCCCTGTCTTAAAATTACTCGTTAAAATATCTTGTACACGATTTCCTTTTTTAAATGCCGCCTCTAAAAAATCTGGAATCTCAGACTCGCCTTCTTTTAATACATACGCGTGTTGCTGGCAATCTGTATTAAGGCGCAAGTAGGTAATTCCAAAATCGCAATGAAGTAAATCACCTTTTTGGATAATCTTACCTTCTGGTCTGTTTGAAAAAGATACTATGTGGCTTTCTAGTTGCTCGTTTGATCTTTGTATATCTACTGTTGGGTGAAACCATGTTTCTAGCCCCATATCTGTTACACGCTGTCGGAGATACCAAACTACATCATCTGTTGTCGTAATACCTGGAGTGACCACTTTACTACTAAAAGCATCTTCTATGATTTGATGAGTAATATCTACTAATTGCTCAAAATATTTAACTTCTAAGGCTGTGCGAGTTTCTAGCCAACCCACAGCCAGTTTCTCTGCAGATACTATTTTTTCCTTTTGCTTATCTGATAGCCTTTCTATAAACTCATTATAATCTGTACGAACAATCCCGTCTGCAAGACCGTAATTTTTAGAAAAGTTAAGGCCAATTTTTTTAGGGTTCCGATTTTCTATAATATTTAAAAGAGCCTGCCATTGGTCTGGCTGCTTCTCTTTATCCCAAGCTGAAAGTATACTTTTACCTACATTGTATCTAGCAACTGCAAGCTTTTCAATAGTGCCAGCTTCTTGATCTCTGTAAAAAACAAGGATGGTTCTTCTACGAGCATTAAGCCAAGTAGATGGTAACATTGTTTTTAATACAGGATCCTCATTATACTCTCTGGAGATCACCACCCACATATCTATATCTGATCTATCCATAAGGATTGGGAGAAGGTTATTAAAACGGTCTTCAAGAATGGAATCTACCACTTGAGCACGTTGTCTTTCTGGTAGGACTTGGCTATTTAGTAGATAAAATGGAATACAGGCAATGACTAAAATGAATTTCATAGTGAAGTTTTAATTCTCTTTAAAAATAAGATAAAAAAAATGAGCATCAGATAAGATGCTCATTTTATATTTTTAGAAACTATTCGTTCTTTTTTTTCTTTTTACGTTTTTTTCGCTTTTCTTTTTCGTATTTTTTTGACTCTTTACCAGATTCCTCTTCAATCATTATACGTTGTACTTGTTCTTCATTGAGAATACTACCAAGTGAACTTTTTAGCTTCTTCTTTTCGGCTTCGACTCCTTTTCTTTTTTCCTCTACAGGCATTTCTTTATCAAAACCTATAGCGATAAGTGACGAATAATAATCCTTAAGGTAATTTTTAAGTACTTCTTTTGTAAAAACATCAACACCTAATAAAGTTGCATACATCTCCCCTTTTTCGGAACTAAGAATATTAGCATCTGGCTTTTCTGGCTCATATGCCGCTTGATTTCCGCCTGCTCTAGGGACCGAACTTCGGCCTCTTCCACTATTTCCATAAGGACTGCCGTACCCTCGTTGTGCTTGAACAGAGAAACAAGTGAATAGTACTAATAAAATAAATATGTGTTTCATAATAAATTCTAATGGATTGCAAAAATATGTATTATAATAGAATTACAATCTTCTCAAGAATAATGCCTTAAATAATTATTTTTTTTTGAAGGTAAATGATTTCAATGATAGTTATGCTAGGCCTACTCTCAAAAGATCAGGCTAATATTGATGCTCAAAGAGCTGTTACAGTTTAGTTTTACTCTTAAAAAGGTATAATACGCTTTCGCGAAAGCGTACGAAAACTACTTTTCTTTTCCTTCTTGATAATTTTTAAGAGTTTGCCCTCGTTGTATTTTACCCGTATTTGTACGCTGAAAAGAAGATAATGAAATAACAAGTTTTGGTAATTCGAAAGGTAAAAATTTTGATTTATCTAAAAGATCCTCATCAAATGTGAAAGATTCTTCTTGTTCTACAAAAAGCACTATACGTTCTCCTAACTTGTCATCAGGTATGCTAGAAATGAAATAAGGAACTGAAATCACAGAAGCAAGTTTATATTCAATTTGTTCAGGGTATAGCTTTACACCACCACTATTTATTACATTATCTATACGACCTAACCAATTAAATTTTTTATAGGAAAGCACTTCGACCAGATCATTAGTAATGACAGGGTCTACACTAACAAAAGGTGCTTTAATAACCAAGCAACCACGAGCATCAGCGTTTACCGTAACTTTAGGTAAGACTTTAAATGGTAAAGGGACTTCTCTATTTTTTTTTGGATTGACACGACGGGCAGCTATGTGCGTCACAGTTTCTGTCATACCATAGGTCTCATACACTTTTACTTTTAACCCTTGAACTCTATGGAATAGAGGTGCAGATATTGCTCCACCGCCCACAATAAGCTTTTTTAATAAATGCAATCTCGATAAAGAATTATCTAATTGTAGCGGTGTCATGGCGCAAAAGTCATAACGCCTGTATACATTATCTATTGGGTTAGACTTGGGTTGTGTCATGTCAATATGCCAACCTAAAACCATCGCTCTCACGAGCATCATCTTTCCTGCTATGTAGTGAACAGGAAGACATAAAAGCGCTTTTGTTTTCTCTGGCAGACCAAAATAGGCACCTGTTGCTTTTGCGCTATGTACCATATGGATTTTAAAAATCTTTATTGATTTTGGAGCACCTGTAGATCCAGACGTCTGTGCAAATACATATTTTTTATCATCAAGCCACTCTAATATAAACTCTCCCACAGATTGCTCGTAGGGTTCACCTTCTTTTATAAACTCATAAGCATGATTTTTAAGAGAGGCAATTGTATAAGAATGACCGTTAAGCTTAAACTTAGGATGTACCCTCACATATTTGTCTGATAATTCAACCATATTTATGAAAGTAGCTTACCCATGTAAATTATGTGTTAGTTTACTATGATGCTTCTATTAAACTTGAGAATCATTTGTAATAGCAAGTGGAGGTGACACTTTTCCTGTAAGTTTTTCTTTCCAGTTACTCCACTTATATTTTTTTGCTAGAATTAATAAGAAGATAGGATATATTATTAATACTGGAAGTACCAGTTCTCCGCCAGTTGTTTCTGAAGCTACAGATTTAAAAAGTGCATCTGTTTGCAAAGCAGAATACTCAAACGTCAATAATGTAGCTGCAAGAAAATTATTTCCAAAGTGAAATCCTAAAGCCAGTTCTAAACCATCGTCCATCAAAGTCATTATACCTAGCAATAAACCCGTCCCAATATAAAACACCATAGTTATTGGACCTAACGCAGCAACCTCAGGGTTTGCAAAGTGAAATATCCCAAATAGAAATGAGGTTAACAATAATGGGAACCACTTGTTTCTTACCATTATTCCAACTTGCTGCATTACGTAACCTCTAAATAACCACTCTTCTAAACCTATTTGAAATGGAAATAGAATTAACCCTATGATCACAAGCGTTATAAATTTCCCAGCATCAAATTGAAGGATGTAATCTTCTGGAGTAAAATAATAGATAACAGCAAAGCTCCCTACCGTATACACGAACACCATCATAAAACTAAAAAATATTCTCCCCCAATCTATTTTTTTTCTAGCTGTAGTAAGTGTTAATATACTTCTTTTATGCAATGCCCAAACTAATAAAAATAATAAACCAAGAATAGGAACGAATACCGCGAGATTGAATGCTAAAAATAAATTCTTAGAAGGAAATAGCTGCATCATATCATCCATAGCCTTCTCAGTATCCATATCTGTAAAAATAAAAAACAATAAATTGAGAATAAAAATTCCCATTGTCATTATAGTAATGAGGATAAACTTCCAAGTTTCATTTTCACCTTTGTACGCTTGTTCTATAAACATCTAATTAAATTTAAAATCCCAATGCATTTTAGGATTGATTTGTAATGTACCATTTTTTACTTCAAGTGGTGAAGTGATATTATTTGTAAATAGACTTCCGGTTCCCAGACCTTGCGGGCCTTTTGCTTTTAGTTTATAAGTCCATTGAGCTATGGCGTTAAGTCCTATATTACTTTCTAAAGCAGAGGTGATCCACCAACCTATGTTTTCTGTCTCTGCAATATCTATCCACTGCTCACTCCCTCTAAAACCACCTATAAAACTTGGTTTAAGTATAATGTATTGGGGATTGATAGTTTGTAGAAGCAAACGCTTTTTTGTTACATCAACAACACCAATAAGTTCTTCATCAAGAGCAATAGGTACTGGTGTCGTAGCACAAAGCTCACCCATTTCTTCCCAGTGATTTACCGCTATGGGTTGTTCAATTGAATGAATATCTAAAGTGGCTAATTGTGAAAGGACTTCTTTTGCTTTCGCGAAAGCAAAACCGCCATTTGCATCTACTCGTAAGGTAATGGCATCTTTATCAAATTGATTTCTAATAGAGGAAAGTAATTTGAATTCTTCATTAAAATCAATCGCTCCAATTTTCATTTTAATACAATTAAAACCAGCCTCTAGTTTTTCATGTATCTGGTCTTTCATAAACTGCTCATCCCCCATCCAAACCAAACCATTTATTTGGATAATACCTTGGGCTTCTGTAAATTGTGATGAAAAAAGCGTAAACGGATCTGAACCTCTTAAGGATAAAAAAGCCATCTCTACGCCTGCTTGGATACTAGGGTATTCTATAAGAGCCTCCCACAGGAATTCTGGTCCTTTGTGGATGTTTGCACACGTCCACTTTAATTTTTCCTCATAATCTGGTCTATCATCATAACTAAGCCCTCTCAAAATCCCGCACTCTCCAACCCCCACACTTTCTGAGTTTTTTATGATTAAGTACCAAGTCTCTTTAGTACGTAATATACCTCGAGAAGTACCGCTAGGAGATTTAAAATTTAGAATATATTTCTTGTATTGAGCCTCTACCATAAAGTGCATATCGTATGGTAAATGTAGGAAAAACACTCATTTTAATAAGGCTACATATATTATAAATACTTCATAATTTTTCTAAAAAAACTTGAGTTACTTGTTTAGAATATGCTTTTTGGGCAGACCATTTTCGAAGTTAAATAGAAGTGACGTTATAATTCTCACTTTTCAGTCAAAATAAGACCCTGTTTTTCAGGTAATTAATGAAAAAATAATTAATCTCCAAGTTTTTAATTTAAAAATTTTTTATTATCAAAAAAAATATTAAGTTTAATAGACTCAAAAATCATTGCTATGATACTAACACCAACCAAAGGTCACTTATTGATAGCAGAACCATCTGTTCTAGGAGATGTTTCATTTAATAGGTCTGTCATATTATTAGCAAATCATAATAAGGAAGGATCTGTAGGCTTTATTCTAAACAAGCCTTTAGATGTAACTTTATGTGATTTAATTGAAGGTGTCGATTCTTGTGATATACCTATTTATAATGGAGGTCCTGTAGAGCAGGATAATATTTATTTTATCCATACGGTTCCAGAATTACTAGAAGGAAGTCAGGAAATTTCTAGCGGTATTTATTGGGGTGGTGATTTTGAAAAAGCTATTGATCTTATTTTAAATAAGAAAATAAGTACTGACTCTATCAAATTTTTCCTAGGCTATAGTGGCTGGGCTAGTCATCAATTAGAGGAGGAGCTCGAAGAGCACACTTGGGTTATACAGAAAAACACCTCTCAGGTTGAGCTACTTAAAGTAAATGATCAAGCTTTCTGGAGAGATAAGATCATAGAATTAGGTGGCTCTTACCCAATTTGGTCTAACGCCCCAGAAAATCCGCAATACAACTAAGCTAACCTTACCTTGACATTAAGCTTTTTAAGCAATTCACTTGCTACTTGATTTGTATAAGATTTCTTTCTATACTTTGTGATAGGCTGTATTCCTATAATCGTATTAGTAATAAAAAGCTCATCTGCTTTTTGAAGCTCAAATGGTGAAATACTTTCTTCTACCAAAGTATAGTCAGGTAAAAGGTTAATGATTGCAATGATCTGTTTTCTAATAATTCCTCGTAGACATCCGTCAGATAGTGGCGGTGTTTTAATTATATTTCCTTTTACCAGAAACAGATTTCCTTGTAATGCCTCTGTTATATTTTTATGATTGTTAACCAATAAGCAATTAGCATAACCATTTTCTTTTGCCCAAATACTTCCTGTAACGTGTATGAGTTTGTTTGTTGTTTTTAATGTTGACAACAGATCTGCGTTTATGTAATGATCTTTATAAAGCTCTACTTCATATGGCTCATCACTAATGGTATAAAATGGGCTTTTATGCGCTTTTGCGAAAGCAAAAAAACCTACACCATTCTCTTCTGGCATATAAGTACCTCCCCCTTTACGATACACAGTAATTCTTAAACGACACGATTTATCTTTAAAGCCCGAAGCCTCAAGCGTTTTTTTTAACTCATCTTCTAAATATTCTGGAGTAAACTCCATAGGAATCTCCATGCGAAGAATGCGCATAGCAGCCATTAATCTAAAATAATGATCCTCCCAAAATAATAGTTTACTATTTACCGCCTTAATGGTTTCAAAAACACCATCACCGTATAAAAATCCTCTATTATAGGGTTCTAAGCTTACATCTGTCTCGTCACTTAATGTTCCGTTATTGTTTACCATAAAAAAACCGCCCTTTTTTTGGGCGGTGCAAAGATATGTATATTAGAATATTTTAGACAGAACCTATGACCTGCTTAAGTTCTGATATTTGATTTTCCCAAAACATTTTTCCTTCATCTACCTCATCTTCTTCTGCAAAGTCTGTAATAATAAGGGATACGTCTTTAGTGATCTCATCTACTTGTATACGCAATTCGAAAAAATAATCCTCTCCCTCATCGTCTAACCATTGGAATCTGATACGTTCTCCACTTCTCTTTGTAAGAAGTTTTGCTTTTTCTTCACTACCATCCCAAATAAATGTATAAAATTCTCCTCTAGAGTTTACATTATCTGCAAACCACTCGCTCATACCTGATGGAGTCGCCATATATTGATATAAAAGAGATGGAGACGCATGTACTACAAACTCTATCTCGTATTTTTGTTTACTACTCATATAATTTTTATTGTTAGGGCAATATATTGAAAGATATGTCTACAGCAAAAGAAATGATTTGTTTTTATTTATTATAATCATTTTGCACAACGGTTTTAATATTTTATATTTGCACCCGCTTAAGGAAATATTTATTCTGTTAAGTGTTTCATGAAAAGTATGGCGAGGTAGCTCAGTTGGTTAGAGCGTCGGATTCATAACCCGGAGGTCGGGGGATCGTGCCCCCCTCTCGCTACAAAAAAAGGTCAATACATATTTGTATTGACCTTTTTATTTTACATCTGCTTCAAAAAAGAGTCCCCTTTTTGAAAAAATAAATCACTTCAATGACTTACCAGCAGCTTCCCAAGCGGTAACACCACCTTCTAAATCAATTATTTGTTTGAACCCTGCGTCTTTGAGTTGCTGAGCACAAAAGGCACTGCGACCTCCCTTTGCACAGTATACATATACGGGCAATTCTTTATCTAATGTTTCAACTTGCTTATCCCAATCAGGGTTTTTCATTTCAAAATGTCTAGCTCCTTCTATGTGCCCACGCTGCCACTCGCTTTCTGTGCGAACATCAATTAACTGTATGTTATCACCCTCTATGGCGCTAGCAAAAGACTGGACGCCCACTAGTTCAACATTAGAGGTTTGAGCCTTTTGCGCACTAGATGCTTCAGCCATTTTTTGAGTTTTTGAAATAGACTCTTGACAAGAGCTCAATGAAAACGCTATGATGGTAGCAACTACTAATTTAAATACTTTCATATTATGCATTTTTTTCCCATTCCATATACCCGCCTAAAAGATTGTAGGTATTTTCAAAGCCCTCTTGCTCCATAAGCATACATGCTTGTACGCTACGTTTACCAGAACGACAATAGACGTAGATATTCTTAGACTTTTCTAGTGACTTTATACCGTCAAGAAACTCTTGCCCTCCATAAATATCTATTTGCTGCGCATTCTCTATCATGCCTTCTTCTATCTCCTCATCTGTGCGCACATCCACAATAATTGCATTTGGATCGTTTGCAACTTTTTCTTTCCACTCGTTTACTGTTAAATCTACCATAATGTGTTTGCTAAGAGAAAAGATATTCAAAATTGATATTACCTCCTCTCATTGATTATTTTAAATATGTACTATGTTAATATTAATTTTGAATCTGCTACTTTTTTAATAGCCCCATACCCACCTAAAACATTCACTACTTTGTGGATTCCGTAAGATTTTGCTATAGAGGCATAAATTAATGATCTATAACCGCCTGCACAATGGATATGATATTCTTTATTACTAGTTAAATCATTTATATTAAAATGTATATTACTAAGGGCAAAATGAGGAACCTTTTCTATATGGCTTGTGTTATACTCACCTAGTTTACGAACATCTACAGGGTGCTTAATATCTTTATTTATCAAACCTTCAACAAATGCCTGCGCTGTAATCTCCTGTATTTGCTCTATAGGTTTACCAGCAGCTTCCCAGGCGGCAAAACCACCTTCTAAATATC from Dokdonia sp. Hel_I_53 carries:
- a CDS encoding YqgE/AlgH family protein, whose translation is MILTPTKGHLLIAEPSVLGDVSFNRSVILLANHNKEGSVGFILNKPLDVTLCDLIEGVDSCDIPIYNGGPVEQDNIYFIHTVPELLEGSQEISSGIYWGGDFEKAIDLILNKKISTDSIKFFLGYSGWASHQLEEELEEHTWVIQKNTSQVELLKVNDQAFWRDKIIELGGSYPIWSNAPENPQYN
- a CDS encoding rhodanese-like domain-containing protein encodes the protein MVDLTVNEWKEKVANDPNAIIVDVRTDEEIEEGMIENAQQIDIYGGQEFLDGIKSLEKSKNIYVYCRSGKRSVQACMLMEQEGFENTYNLLGGYMEWEKNA
- a CDS encoding START-like domain-containing protein yields the protein MSSKQKYEIEFVVHASPSLLYQYMATPSGMSEWFADNVNSRGEFYTFIWDGSEEKAKLLTKRSGERIRFQWLDDEGEDYFFELRIQVDEITKDVSLIITDFAEEDEVDEGKMFWENQISELKQVIGSV
- a CDS encoding aminotransferase class IV — encoded protein: MVNNNGTLSDETDVSLEPYNRGFLYGDGVFETIKAVNSKLLFWEDHYFRLMAAMRILRMEIPMEFTPEYLEDELKKTLEASGFKDKSCRLRITVYRKGGGTYMPEENGVGFFAFAKAHKSPFYTISDEPYEVELYKDHYINADLLSTLKTTNKLIHVTGSIWAKENGYANCLLVNNHKNITEALQGNLFLVKGNIIKTPPLSDGCLRGIIRKQIIAIINLLPDYTLVEESISPFELQKADELFITNTIIGIQPITKYRKKSYTNQVASELLKKLNVKVRLA
- a CDS encoding rhodanese-like domain-containing protein, with product MKVFKLVVATIIAFSLSSCQESISKTQKMAEASSAQKAQTSNVELVGVQSFASAIEGDNIQLIDVRTESEWQRGHIEGARHFEMKNPDWDKQVETLDKELPVYVYCAKGGRSAFCAQQLKDAGFKQIIDLEGGVTAWEAAGKSLK